Within Sulfurihydrogenibium subterraneum DSM 15120, the genomic segment ACTCCACCTTCTTTTAGAGCTTCCCTTATGTAAGGAAATAAAGACCTTTCTAAAAAGTTTAGATTTACAATCAAGTCATAACTGTTTTGCGCAGGTCTATACTCTTTCAAATCTGCGTGAATAGGATTTATGTTAGGATGAAGATTTTTAAGCTTTTCTATCGCAACGTCTGATATGTCCACCGCGTCAACTAAAAAGCCATTTTGAGCTAAAAATAAAGCATTTCTTCCAAGTCCAGCTGCTATGTCAAGGGCTCTTCCTTTGTTTGATAAATGGATAAAATCTTTTAAAATTTGGGAAGGCTCTTCTTTTGGCAAAAAGCCTTCAAGATATTTTTTGTTCCATCTTTCTCTGTCTTTATCGTTCATTCTAAATTACAGTACTTTTTTATTATATCTTTGTATTTACCTTGTATTTTTAAAACAAGGTCTATCACTTCTCTTACAGCTCCGTTTCCACC encodes:
- a CDS encoding class I SAM-dependent methyltransferase, which translates into the protein MNDKDRERWNKKYLEGFLPKEEPSQILKDFIHLSNKGRALDIAAGLGRNALFLAQNGFLVDAVDISDVAIEKLKNLHPNINPIHADLKEYRPAQNSYDLIVNLNFLERSLFPYIREALKEGGVLIFETFLEGSPSKTNKDFLLRKNELLHSFLSLHIVFYQEKQVITCNQESAYKASLVAIKKC